A single genomic interval of Armigeres subalbatus isolate Guangzhou_Male chromosome 1, GZ_Asu_2, whole genome shotgun sequence harbors:
- the LOC134207898 gene encoding protein trachealess isoform X1, translating into MFPFSSLQVEYSNFHRSSQIMSNALSMTNSGFPHSWIVSGQDFCPITYSSIQSHNSAVSNNLATVEPGLIELRKEKSRDAARSRRGKENYEFYELAKMLPLPSAITTQLDKASIIRLTISYLKLKEFSENGVPSWNKEPIGFQNYTTPQYFNEMFETHLGTHILQSLDGFAVSTGNDGRFLYISETVSIYLGLSQVEMTGSSIFDYIHKGDHAEVEQQLGVKKNSDYYSGYSDEPPEKTVLKIVKESKALPGETFEGDDRAFCVRMKSTLTKRGCHFKSSGYRVILLLCHLRKKNNSTEEHSEKQTVIGMVGIGIALPPPSLHEIKLESDMFVFRTSLDLTIIHCENRISSFLDYTADELNGKSVYTLCHGQDASKLKKSHSELIQKGQVLTPFYRILNKNSGYFWIQTCCTMVCQTKNMSDQTVICVNYIITRPEKENMIMDISQMPNVNHNDYHIGSKSVAAAAAKRAAAAASMEYEMEVKDKYGELAGSQSDAYLDGHVDHKELIDKSPHKAIGLGMFDKKDAMDYKDKHVDRDKGCSNSKQQRLKAGSPMMNMSVNENQGIEKKSSNGKKNISNRASVIRVLNKTSSKKILQENH; encoded by the exons ATGTTCCCATTCTCCTCGCTGCAAGTCGAGTACAGCAACTTCCACCGTTCGTCGCAAATCATGTCCAACGCACTGAGCATGACCAACTCCGGCTTCCCCCACTCGTGGATCGTGTCCGGGCAGGACTTTTGCCCAATCACCTACTCGTCGATCCAGTCGCACAACTCGGCCGTCTCCAACAACCTGGCGACGGTGGAACCGGGTCTGATCGAGCTGCGCAAGGAGAAGTCCCGTGACGCTGCGCGATCTCGCCGGGGAAAGGAGAACTACGAATTCTACGAGTTGGCCAAGATGCTGCCGTTGCCGTCGGCTATCACCACACAACTGGACAAGGCATCCATCATCCGGTTGACAATCAGTTACCTTAAGCTTAAGGAGTTCAGCGAGAATGGTGTTCCGTCGTGGAACAAGGAACCGATCGGATTCCAGAATTACACAACACCTCAGTATTTTAACGAAATGTTCGAGACCCACCTGGGCACGCACATTTTGCAATCGTTGGACGGGTTCGCTGTTTCTACGGGAAACGACGGACGATTTCTGTACATTTCGGAGACGGTTTCTATCTACCTTGGGCTCTCGCAGGTCGAGATGACCGGTAGTAGCATCTTCGATTATATCCACAAAGgcgatcatgccgaggtggagCAACAGCTTGGAGTCAAAAAGAACTCCGACTACTACAGCGGCTATTCGGACGAACCGCCGGAGAAGACGGTGCTGAAGATAGTGAAGGAAAGCAAAGCTCTTCCAGGGGAGACATTCGAGGGAGACGACCGAGCATTCTGCGTGCGAATGAAGTCAACGTTGACGAAGCGAGGTTGCCATTTCAAATCCTCCGGATATAGAGTTATCCTACTGCTGTGCCACCTGCGGAAGAAGAACAATTCGACGGAGGAGCACAGCGAGAAGCAAACTGTGATCGGGATGGTCGGCATTGGGATCGCACTGCCGCCACCGTCGCTGCACGAGATCAAACTGGAATCCGATATGTTTGTGTTCCGGACCAGTTTGGATCTCACGATCATTCACTGCGAAAATAG AATTTCCAGTTTCCTTGACTATACGGCCGATGAGCTAAATGGGAAGAGCGTGTACACGTTGTGTCACGGACAGGATGCTTCCAAGTTGAAGAAAAGCCACAGTGAAT TGATCCAAAAAGGTCAAGTATTGACCCCGTTCTACCGAATCCTAAACAAAAACTCCGGATACTTCTGGATCCAGACTTGCTGTACGATGGTCTGTCAGACGAAAAATATGAGCGATCAGACAGTGATCTGCGTCAACTACATCATAACACGTCCGGAGAAGGAGAACATGATCATGGACATCTCGCAAATGCCAAATGTTAACCACAACGATTACCACATTGGAAGCAAGAGTGTGGCCGCAGCAGCTGCCAAACGAGCGGCAGCCGCCGCCAGCATGGAGTACGAAATGGAAGTCAAGGACAAGTACGGGGAGCTGGCTGGAAGCCAGAGCGACGCGTACCTGGACGGCCATGTGGACCACAAGGAGCTGATCGACAAGTCACCACACAAAGCGATAGGTCTCGGCATGTTCGACAAGAAGGACGCTATGGACTACAAAGACAAGCACGTGGACAGGGACAAGGGATGCAGCAATAGTAAA CAACAACGGCTTAAAGCTGGCAGTCCGATGATGAACATGTCGGTCAACGAGAACCAAGGAATCGAAAAGAAAAGCTCCAACGGTAAAAAGAACATCTCCAACCGAGCGAGCGTGATTCGGGTGCTCAACAAGACGTCATCgaagaagatcctccaggaaaaCCATTAG
- the LOC134207898 gene encoding protein trachealess isoform X2, whose protein sequence is MFPFSSLQVEYSNFHRSSQIMSNALSMTNSGFPHSWIVSGQDFCPITYSSIQSHNSAVSNNLATVEPGLIELRKEKSRDAARSRRGKENYEFYELAKMLPLPSAITTQLDKASIIRLTISYLKLKEFSENGVPSWNKEPIGFQNYTTPQYFNEMFETHLGTHILQSLDGFAVSTGNDGRFLYISETVSIYLGLSQVEMTGSSIFDYIHKGDHAEVEQQLGVKKNSDYYSGYSDEPPEKTVLKIVKESKALPGETFEGDDRAFCVRMKSTLTKRGCHFKSSGYRVILLLCHLRKKNNSTEEHSEKQTVIGMVGIGIALPPPSLHEIKLESDMFVFRTSLDLTIIHCENSFLDYTADELNGKSVYTLCHGQDASKLKKSHSELIQKGQVLTPFYRILNKNSGYFWIQTCCTMVCQTKNMSDQTVICVNYIITRPEKENMIMDISQMPNVNHNDYHIGSKSVAAAAAKRAAAAASMEYEMEVKDKYGELAGSQSDAYLDGHVDHKELIDKSPHKAIGLGMFDKKDAMDYKDKHVDRDKGCSNSKQQRLKAGSPMMNMSVNENQGIEKKSSNGKKNISNRASVIRVLNKTSSKKILQENH, encoded by the exons ATGTTCCCATTCTCCTCGCTGCAAGTCGAGTACAGCAACTTCCACCGTTCGTCGCAAATCATGTCCAACGCACTGAGCATGACCAACTCCGGCTTCCCCCACTCGTGGATCGTGTCCGGGCAGGACTTTTGCCCAATCACCTACTCGTCGATCCAGTCGCACAACTCGGCCGTCTCCAACAACCTGGCGACGGTGGAACCGGGTCTGATCGAGCTGCGCAAGGAGAAGTCCCGTGACGCTGCGCGATCTCGCCGGGGAAAGGAGAACTACGAATTCTACGAGTTGGCCAAGATGCTGCCGTTGCCGTCGGCTATCACCACACAACTGGACAAGGCATCCATCATCCGGTTGACAATCAGTTACCTTAAGCTTAAGGAGTTCAGCGAGAATGGTGTTCCGTCGTGGAACAAGGAACCGATCGGATTCCAGAATTACACAACACCTCAGTATTTTAACGAAATGTTCGAGACCCACCTGGGCACGCACATTTTGCAATCGTTGGACGGGTTCGCTGTTTCTACGGGAAACGACGGACGATTTCTGTACATTTCGGAGACGGTTTCTATCTACCTTGGGCTCTCGCAGGTCGAGATGACCGGTAGTAGCATCTTCGATTATATCCACAAAGgcgatcatgccgaggtggagCAACAGCTTGGAGTCAAAAAGAACTCCGACTACTACAGCGGCTATTCGGACGAACCGCCGGAGAAGACGGTGCTGAAGATAGTGAAGGAAAGCAAAGCTCTTCCAGGGGAGACATTCGAGGGAGACGACCGAGCATTCTGCGTGCGAATGAAGTCAACGTTGACGAAGCGAGGTTGCCATTTCAAATCCTCCGGATATAGAGTTATCCTACTGCTGTGCCACCTGCGGAAGAAGAACAATTCGACGGAGGAGCACAGCGAGAAGCAAACTGTGATCGGGATGGTCGGCATTGGGATCGCACTGCCGCCACCGTCGCTGCACGAGATCAAACTGGAATCCGATATGTTTGTGTTCCGGACCAGTTTGGATCTCACGATCATTCACTGCGAAAATAG TTTCCTTGACTATACGGCCGATGAGCTAAATGGGAAGAGCGTGTACACGTTGTGTCACGGACAGGATGCTTCCAAGTTGAAGAAAAGCCACAGTGAAT TGATCCAAAAAGGTCAAGTATTGACCCCGTTCTACCGAATCCTAAACAAAAACTCCGGATACTTCTGGATCCAGACTTGCTGTACGATGGTCTGTCAGACGAAAAATATGAGCGATCAGACAGTGATCTGCGTCAACTACATCATAACACGTCCGGAGAAGGAGAACATGATCATGGACATCTCGCAAATGCCAAATGTTAACCACAACGATTACCACATTGGAAGCAAGAGTGTGGCCGCAGCAGCTGCCAAACGAGCGGCAGCCGCCGCCAGCATGGAGTACGAAATGGAAGTCAAGGACAAGTACGGGGAGCTGGCTGGAAGCCAGAGCGACGCGTACCTGGACGGCCATGTGGACCACAAGGAGCTGATCGACAAGTCACCACACAAAGCGATAGGTCTCGGCATGTTCGACAAGAAGGACGCTATGGACTACAAAGACAAGCACGTGGACAGGGACAAGGGATGCAGCAATAGTAAA CAACAACGGCTTAAAGCTGGCAGTCCGATGATGAACATGTCGGTCAACGAGAACCAAGGAATCGAAAAGAAAAGCTCCAACGGTAAAAAGAACATCTCCAACCGAGCGAGCGTGATTCGGGTGCTCAACAAGACGTCATCgaagaagatcctccaggaaaaCCATTAG